The Sulfurimonas sp. HSL3-2 genome segment CTATCGTTGCACAGTTTCTGTTTTTAGAAGCGGAAGACCCTGAAAAAGATATCTATTTTTATATAAACTCTCCCGGTGGTGTTGTGACATCTGGAATGGCTATATTTGATACGATGAACTATATCCGTCCTGACGTTGCTACGATCTGTATAGGTCAAGCGGCATCAATGGGTTCATTTTTGCTAAGTTCAGGTGCAAAAGGCAAGCGTTATGCTCTGCCTCATGCTAGAATCATGATACACCAGCCTTTAGGCGGTGCACAAGGTCAAGCATCTGACATAGCGATACAGGCTCAAGAGATACTTAGAATGAAAGCTGAGTTAAATGAGATCCTTGCAAAAAATACAGGTCAGAATATAAAAACACTTGAAAAAGATACCGATAGAGACAACTTTATGAGCGCTGCTGAAGCGAAGAAGTATGGTATAATCGATGAAGTTTTAGTGAAAAAAGAGAAAGAAGAGTAGGACTAACATGGCTAAATCATTGAGAAAAAGAAGAGATATCGAAGGCGTACATTCCGAAAGTGGTGAGACTGAAATTGATGCCGTCTCAACTAGTTTCAATGATCCAACCAATGATGTGGAGCTGTATTCAAAAGAGGTCTTAGAATCTCTTTTAAAAGACAACCTCCCTCCTACACCGAATAATTTCTCACTCTATTTTGACAGATTATTGGAAAATAAAAGCGATAATCTTCGTAAACAGATCGTATCTATTCTTCAACTTGAAGAGACAAATAATGATGAAGCGACCATAGAACTTGAAAGAACGTTAAAAAATGGATTTGTTTCAGTAAAAAGTATCCTTTCAGTCTCTGCAGGCTTATATAAAAATATGAGTTTGATGACTAAGATCCTGGCAAAAAGAAAAGAGGAGATATCAGAGAACAAAGACTCTAAAAATGTTCTCAGCGTCATCTCTTCTTTAGAAAACGATCTTGGTAAACTCGATGATATTCTAAAAAAACAGATCACAAACCTCAAATCTCTATATGATCACACTGCATCAATAGTAAAAAATGTAGAAAACGAGACTATTTTTGATAATAAATACGGAATCTACAATAAAAGATATCTACTAAACAAAGTCGAGCAGGAGATATCTCTTATAAAAGAGTTCAAACATAAAAGTAGCATAATCATGATCGAGCTTTCTAATGAACTTATAAAAGAAGTAGAAAGTGAAAAAGCGATCATGCTTATGACAAGAACAGTCGCAAGACTCTTGATGAAGACTTCAAGAAGAAGCGATACTGTTGCCCATTACGGTAACGGCGTGTTCTCTATGCTTTTAAAACACACTGACATAGACAGTGCCATAAAAGCAGCACAAAGACTAAGTGAACTTGTTCAAAACAGTAACTTTTTCCTTGCAGATAAAGAGATAGAGCTACAAGTCTCTATCGGGATAACTCCTGTCTTATCTACATCTACAACGGATGAGATCATAGTCAATGCACTAAAAGCTATGGAACAGGCATATAAAGATCCTAACAATTCTTATGCACTTATACTTGATGACCAATAATAATGAGAGACCAAAAGATATATGAACCTTACAATTCTTACATATCCTGATAAAAGATTAAAACAGATATCAAAAGACGTTACAAAATTCGATGAAGAGATTCATAAACTGCTAGACGCCATGAATGAGATGATGCTCTTATCAAACGGCATAGGTCTGGCAGCGATTCAAGTCAACTATCCTCTAAATATACTTATTTTGAATATTCCAGACAGTGAAGGTGAACAGCATCCGGATAACCTTATGGAGATCATAAACCCAGTTATAATCAATAAAGAGGGCTTAACTACTTACCAAGAGGGATGTCTAAGCGTACCGGGCTTTTATGAAGATATAGAGCGTTATGAGACTGTTACTATAAACTATCAGGATAGACACGGCAACACAAAGAGTTTGGATGCCGATGGACTCTTAAGCATTGCTATCCAGCATGAGATGGATCACTTAGCCGGTAAACTTTTTATCGAGAAGCTTTCGTACGCTAGACGTAAAAAGTTTGAAAAAGAGTACAAAAGAGCTATAAAAGAGAAAAAAGCGTAAATTTTCTCTTAAAATCTTTCAATCTGCAATAAAAAGAAAAAAAACTCTCAACTGCGTTATCCTTATATCAGTAAGGAATTAACATGAAAATGGTAAATTGCGCAACATATGAGGGTATAGAGGCCAAAGTAGTCCAGGTTGAATCAAGTCTGACAAAAGGGCTTCCCTCCTTCAGCATCGTAGGCATCGCTTCCACATCAATAAATGAATCCAAAGAGAGAGTCAAGTCTGCACTTCTAACAAACGGCTTTTCATTTCCGCCAAAAAGATTTGTTATCAACCTTTCACCCAGCGATATAAAAAAGCAGGGAAGTCAGTTCGACTTGAGCGTAGCACTTTTACTACTTATGGACTCTGATGAGACTGATATATCTGATTGGTTTATCTTCGGTGAACTAGGACTTGACGGACAGGTCAAGGAAAATATCTTTTTGTACCCTCTGATATTATCTTTAGCAAATCAAAATCTCATTAAAAAAGCGATAGTTCCAAAAGAGAGTCTTAATAAACTCACAAAAATAGCCGGTGTAGCATTTTACGGTGTCTCACATATCAATGAAGCGTTAGATATCCTAAAAGACACCAATGAACAAATACTCCCCAGCAAATCAACGGCAATAGAACATAAACACATTATAAGCCATGAAAAACTCTACTACGCAGATGAATACAAATATGACTTCAAAGATGTAAAAGGGCAGACGATCGCAAAGCGTGCCGCACTTATTGCAGCGGCAGGATTTCATAACATTCTTTTTGAAGGAAGTCCGGGATGCGGAAAGTCCATGATAGCTCAAAGACTGCGATACATACTGCCGCCTCTCAGCGGATCTGAGATACTGGAGATCGCAAAGCTTCAAGCTCTTGACGGGTACGAACCGGACTTTAAACCCGTACGCCCATACCGTTCGCCGCATCACACCTCGACAACAGCCAGCATCTTCGGAGGCGGTTCACACAATGCAAAGATAGGTGAAGTTGGACTGAGTCACCAAGGGATCCTCTTCTTTGATGAACTGCCCCACTACTCAAAAAATATCCTCGAAGCACTCAGAGAGCCTCTGCAAGACGATAAGATACGCATCTCAAGAGTCAACTCTAAAGTAGAGTATCCCGCATCTTTTTTGTTCGTGTCCGCAATGAATCCATGTCCATGCGGCAACCTTTTGGATTCTACAAAAGTTTGCAGATGCAATGAACTTGAGATCAGAAAATATAAGAACAGACTCTCTGATCCTTTTTTAGACCGTATCGATATAAAGGTCACTATGCAAAACGTCACTATTAACGATAAAAGCGATGTAAGTTCAAAAGAGCTGCATTACAGTGTACTAAAGACCATAGAGTTTATATCCAAACGGGGACAAAAAAATTTTAACGGAAAACTTAGTGACGAGGAGATTGAAAGGTTTTGTATCTTCGACGATGAAGCGAAGATAAGTCTGGAAAATGCCATACAAAGATTCTCACTCTCATTTAGAGCTATTAAAAAGGTACAGAAAATCGCACGTACGATCGCCGATCTGGAACAAAGTAAAATGATCAGAAAAAAAGATGTTTTAGAAGCTTTAAGTTATAGAAGAAGATAGTTACATGTAGAGAAAGCTCTACATGTAAAAGATTAGATGATTGTAACTATCAGTTTAGTTACTAGGAAACCACCTACTACCAGCCATACAAACATGCTTAGACCAGTATAAAGCGGAGCCATACCAAGACCTTTAAACTTCGCAAAACGAGTACCCATACCAAGAGCTGTCATCGCCATTGTAAGTAAAAAAGTATCTACGACATTGATCTTGCCGATTATTGTATGAACTGTGTCAGCTATTGCAGCTCCACCGCCTTGAAGGTACATCTCGATCAGTGAATTGACTCCCGCCATACCGATGAAATAAACCGCGAACCAAGGGATAACAAGTTTCACTCCGCCTGCTACAGAACCAGTCTTCTTTGCTTGAAACGAAAGGTAAAGTCCAAGAACGATAAGCATAGGAGCTATCATGATAACACGCGTCATCTTAACGATAACCGCACTGTTTGACATATCCGCCGATGCACCCGGAATAGATGCAGGAACTGCAACAACCTGTGCAACTTCATGGATAGTACCGCCGACATAGATACCGAACTGTTGTGGAGTCAGGTGTAAGAAACCTTGCGCCGGTTCGATGATCGCTGCATATAAAACAGGATATAAGAACATAGAGATAGTACCGAATAAAACGACCATACTGACCGCTACTGCAGCTTTATGCCCTTCTGCTTTTAGTACAGGCTCAGTCGCTAGAACTGCCGCTGCTCCACAAACTGATGCACCTGATGCTGTCAGCATAGATGTATCACGATCCATTTTAAAGAACTTTTGTCCTATCCATGTTCCAAGTATAAAAGTCGTTGCAAGCATAGTAAGAGAAACTAAAAAGCCCTCAAGACCTACTGCCGCAATTTGTTGAAATGTAAGACGGAAACCATAAAAAACGATAGCAAAACGTAAAATTTTCTTTCCTGAAAAAACTATCCCTGTTTCCCAGCTGCTTGGAAAATGATTATGTAATGTGTTCGCATAAAATATACCGATTACGATACCAACGACTAGCGGAGATATCCCTAAGTGTTTAATCGGTGCTAAATCTGCGATAAATGTAGCTGATGCAGCCACTAATGCGACAAAGATAATACCGCTGATAGTACCTTTGCGATTCTCTTTAGAAAATGCCATTTAAGCCCCTTAAATATAATTTGGAATTATATTGTATTTTTTTCGATAAGCCAAATAAAATATTTTTTACTATTTGTTCAAAATTACTTAACATTGATATCAAGCTTCGTTTTGATCCACTTTTCATCCATTTTTACCTCTTTTATCTCTTTAAACTCTACTCTTTTACTATCTAGCTGATGATTGATAATCAAATAGTCAGAGATCATCTTAGCACGGTTGTTTGCAAGTGCTTTAAGTTCATCATCGTTTACCGTCATGAACATGCTGTCTTCATCTATCAGTCTTGCAAGATATTTTTGTTTAAACTGCTCTTTGTCAGTATACTCTTCTTTAAGTTTATCTTTTATTACATCAAGTTTATCATCTTTTGTGTATTCATCATAGATATCTTCGAGCATATCTATCGTCAGAGCATTCTTTTTCTCATCTTCATTGGTTATGCCGCTTTTCTTCACAACCAGATCAACCAGCTTTTCTACCTGCAGAGCTTTTTTATCGGCAACATTGTCATATGTCCCCGTAACTACAAGATCAAGTTTTTGACGTTTGCTGAGTGCTTTAGCCAGATTATCAAGCTTCTCTCTTTCAGGCGGAAGTAAAACGGTTTTACCCGGTTCAAAGTCTATCGCTTCTAACCCCTCAGTATCTATTCCAAGTACCGAACCAAGCAGCGCAAAAGGCGATGTCACCGCCTTCGTGATAAGACCGCCGATAGTCTTCCATACCAAAGCACCGTATTTAAAGTCCGGTTCATCCATATTCCCCTTAATAGGCAGGTTGATGTCTATTATGCCATCATTATCTTCTAGTAGTCCGATAACAAACCCCAAAGGAAGGACTGTGATGTTTTCATCATCTATCGTATCGCCCAGTTTGATCTTCTTGATGATGACACTGTTTGAAGCATCGAGTTTTGAGTTGTCTATCTTATATCCAAGATCCAAAAACAGCTTTCCGTCATCTATCTTATACCCGGCAAAGTTTGCCGAATATGGAGACAGATTACTCATATCGAGATTTCTAAACACGACACTCATATCCGTAAACAACTTAGGATTTGCCGAGTTGATAGAACCGACTATCTTAGCCGAACCGTACTCGTCGACTATCCCGTCAAGATTGATATAACTTGTCTCGACCGCCTGACTGGATATGCCGTATATCTGTCCGTTTAAGTCGTGGATATTCGTCTGAAACTTCAGCGGTAACGAGAGGTCTGCAAATTTTGCGCTTCCGTTTTTTATAGTAATTTCCATTACTCTTACAGGAAATGCATTTTCTTTTGTTGCGTTATCTTCACTTTTGACCGTTTTGTTCTCATCACTTGATTCTATCTTTGAAAGTTTCGCAAAGTTTATCGTCTTGTTCTCATCTATGACGGCATTGACATAAAACGAGTCCAGCACCGCTTTATCCACATAGAGTCTGTTTGGAGCATACTCGAAACTGTATGAAGGCAGATAGAGTCTGTTAAACGAAAACAGACTGCTGTTATCTCTAGTATCGTTAATAAAGAGTTCATCAATACTAAGCGAACCGTTTAAAGAGAGATCGGCTGATCTTTTCGACGGTGCATAACTCTCTTTTGCTTTGAAATTAAAATATCCGTCATCTAAGTTCATATATGTATACTCGTTGATGTACGGATTTAAAAAGTTCAATGAGAGCTTGTTTATACTGATGCTGCCTCTTTGTTTTAACGGCGTATGCTGTAGTCTTCCGCTTGCTTTGATCTTTCCGCTGTTGTTGATCTTTGCTGCAAGATTATAGTTTAACCAGCTTCTTTTTTTAGAGTCGACATTGCTTACATGTAAATATATTTTATTGATACTTGTGCGTGCTGACGATGAAAGAAGTTTGTCTTTAAAACTTACGTCGGCATTTTTTATATCAAAATCATTTAACAGAACTCTCCAGCTGCTGTCTGTACTTTTACTCTTCTGTTTATTTTCTTTTGAGGATTTTGGCACAACGACATCACTGAGATTAATGGTTCCGTCTTTGTATCTTGCCATATAGATTTTTGGAGATATGATCGCCGACGAGCCGATATTTATACTGTTTTTGTTCGTATCCACCGAAATATCTTTTATATTAAACTCATTTAAAGAGAACAGTTGTTCACCTGTAGTTCTTTTTGATAAATCGAAAGAGTTTAGAGTAAAACTGCCATCCGTGACTTTTATATTGACTGATGAGTTTTCATCTTTTACACTCAGTTTCGAGTCAAAACCGACAACGGCACTGTCAAGTCTAAGATCATATTTTTTCAGAGCTTTTTTTGCCGTATCGTCTATATATGGTCTAAACTTCACCAGATTCAGACCGTTACATGTAAAGGATGAAGAAAGGTCCAGACTTTTAGTTGTCAAAGAACCGTCTGCCATACAGTCAAACCCTTTATTGATCTGCATATACAGCTTATATGTCAAAGGCGTAACACCCAGCGAAGTCAGATTCTTAATATTGAGATTCAGACTGTCGAGAGTCGTTGTGACATTCGGTTTGATGTATCTGTCTTCCAGACTGACTTTAAAGTTTTGAATATCGATATCGTCTATGGTCAGATCAAACGGCTTTGAACTGTTTTGCTCCACTTGTTTGGTGCTTGTCACATTTTTATCGCTCTCGTATTTTAGATAATCCTGCCAGTCTATTTTAGTCTCACCTATCCTTTTAAACTTTGCATTTAGACCCGAGAGAGAGATGTTTGAGATATGAGCTTTTTGTTTTAACGGAGTTGCTGAGATATCACTTACTTTGAGACTCGCTATATTTAAAATATCAAAATTCTCATCTTTTGGTTTTACTCTGAGTTTGGATATTTCAATAGAACTATTAGAGATTTTCAGATCCTGCAATTTATCCAGATCTATATGATAATCTGCATACATACTGACCTTGCCGTCTGCTACTTCGATATTTAACTTGTCTCTTAAATATTTCCATTGTGTATATAACTGACTTGATTGAAACTCAAAACTTCCGTCCACTACAAAAGGAGAGAGTGATTTGATACTGTTTGTCAGTTTGATGTAGCCTCCGTCATTGAGTACTGCTCTAAAAACGGATGTCGAGATATTTTTATTTGTAGTGTTCTTATCGCCTGTATCGATATCTTTTATGACAAATCCCAAATCTTCGACAGAAAGGTCGTAAGGCGTTTCGTTGGAATAGTCCTCATATCTAATCGCACCGTCTGTTATCGCTATCTTATCTAAGAGTATTCTAGGGATGCCCGACGATGATGAAGTCGAACTTTTTTTCTCAGAAGGTTTTGCAATACCGAGAAGATTGAGTTTTTTATCTTTTGAGTAGACGATATTTACCTTCGGGGCTTTAAGTTCTATGTCTCGAAAATGTATATTGCCCATGAAGAGCGAGTAAAGCTCAAAATTAGCACTAAACTTTTCCAATGAAAAGATGGTCTTGTCTTGCTGGGAAGTAAGTTTTAGATCAGCTATTTTAAGATTAAAGTTATAGGGATTAAACCTTACTGATTGTAACGTGATCTTCCCGTTTATCTGCTCATTTACTATCTCGACAACTTTTGTTTTTATAAGGTAGGGAACTAAAAAAAATCCGGCTAAAGTATATATGACTACCGCAGTATAAATAGTTCTTTTTAGAATAGTTTTCATGAGAGCTCCTCAAGATATAGAACTATTCTATCAAATTAAATATAATTTTTTATGAAAAAGAGAGTCTTTTTCCGCCGTTAAAGGCGAAAAAAATGTTTTAGTTAAAAGGTTTTTGTAGATCCGTTTCAATAGCACCGGGTACAGTTGCAATATGCATGAATTCACCCATTGTCAAAAGCGGATAACTGAGAGCGATATAGAATTTTCCATGTAAAACTTTTGCTTTATCACCCTCTATCAAGACCATATATGGAAGTACCAATCCATTCTGAAGGCCTATTTTTTTAGGGAACTTCGTTGTTTTTTTCTCAAGTTCCATTCCGACTAAAGTCGCATTGTCAGAGAGTTTCAGCTCAAATAAAAACTCCTTACTTGCTTTTGCTTTTGCGACAAGATCAGCATGCGAGCCTTCAGCGACTTCGATCATATCCTCATAATAAGGCATACCCATCATGAAATGGTATCCTGAAAGATCATCAAAGTCCAGTTTGTCTACAGAAGCTTTTAGCTCACCAAAAGTAGATGCTAAAGTCTGCAACTCTTTATAAAATACTGCATGGTTATAATCATCTTGCATGTACGCTTTACCAAAGTATACAGGGTTTGTGATCGTGATCTGTTTATTTGTATCATCTACATAAAGACGCTCTACAGCCGCAAAACCGCGACCCTCTTTTGCACCTTCAGCTTTTAGGGCATCATCCGTAAAAAGAATAGTCGTACCGTCTTTTAAAACTTTATACTCTCCGACGATCGT includes the following:
- the def gene encoding peptide deformylase, yielding MNLTILTYPDKRLKQISKDVTKFDEEIHKLLDAMNEMMLLSNGIGLAAIQVNYPLNILILNIPDSEGEQHPDNLMEIINPVIINKEGLTTYQEGCLSVPGFYEDIERYETVTINYQDRHGNTKSLDADGLLSIAIQHEMDHLAGKLFIEKLSYARRKKFEKEYKRAIKEKKA
- a CDS encoding YeiH family protein, with the protein product MAFSKENRKGTISGIIFVALVAASATFIADLAPIKHLGISPLVVGIVIGIFYANTLHNHFPSSWETGIVFSGKKILRFAIVFYGFRLTFQQIAAVGLEGFLVSLTMLATTFILGTWIGQKFFKMDRDTSMLTASGASVCGAAAVLATEPVLKAEGHKAAVAVSMVVLFGTISMFLYPVLYAAIIEPAQGFLHLTPQQFGIYVGGTIHEVAQVVAVPASIPGASADMSNSAVIVKMTRVIMIAPMLIVLGLYLSFQAKKTGSVAGGVKLVIPWFAVYFIGMAGVNSLIEMYLQGGGAAIADTVHTIIGKINVVDTFLLTMAMTALGMGTRFAKFKGLGMAPLYTGLSMFVWLVVGGFLVTKLIVTII
- a CDS encoding YifB family Mg chelatase-like AAA ATPase; translated protein: MKMVNCATYEGIEAKVVQVESSLTKGLPSFSIVGIASTSINESKERVKSALLTNGFSFPPKRFVINLSPSDIKKQGSQFDLSVALLLLMDSDETDISDWFIFGELGLDGQVKENIFLYPLILSLANQNLIKKAIVPKESLNKLTKIAGVAFYGVSHINEALDILKDTNEQILPSKSTAIEHKHIISHEKLYYADEYKYDFKDVKGQTIAKRAALIAAAGFHNILFEGSPGCGKSMIAQRLRYILPPLSGSEILEIAKLQALDGYEPDFKPVRPYRSPHHTSTTASIFGGGSHNAKIGEVGLSHQGILFFDELPHYSKNILEALREPLQDDKIRISRVNSKVEYPASFLFVSAMNPCPCGNLLDSTKVCRCNELEIRKYKNRLSDPFLDRIDIKVTMQNVTINDKSDVSSKELHYSVLKTIEFISKRGQKNFNGKLSDEEIERFCIFDDEAKISLENAIQRFSLSFRAIKKVQKIARTIADLEQSKMIRKKDVLEALSYRRR
- a CDS encoding GGDEF domain-containing protein — encoded protein: MAKSLRKRRDIEGVHSESGETEIDAVSTSFNDPTNDVELYSKEVLESLLKDNLPPTPNNFSLYFDRLLENKSDNLRKQIVSILQLEETNNDEATIELERTLKNGFVSVKSILSVSAGLYKNMSLMTKILAKRKEEISENKDSKNVLSVISSLENDLGKLDDILKKQITNLKSLYDHTASIVKNVENETIFDNKYGIYNKRYLLNKVEQEISLIKEFKHKSSIIMIELSNELIKEVESEKAIMLMTRTVARLLMKTSRRSDTVAHYGNGVFSMLLKHTDIDSAIKAAQRLSELVQNSNFFLADKEIELQVSIGITPVLSTSTTDEIIVNALKAMEQAYKDPNNSYALILDDQ
- a CDS encoding DUF748 domain-containing protein codes for the protein MKTILKRTIYTAVVIYTLAGFFLVPYLIKTKVVEIVNEQINGKITLQSVRFNPYNFNLKIADLKLTSQQDKTIFSLEKFSANFELYSLFMGNIHFRDIELKAPKVNIVYSKDKKLNLLGIAKPSEKKSSTSSSSGIPRILLDKIAITDGAIRYEDYSNETPYDLSVEDLGFVIKDIDTGDKNTTNKNISTSVFRAVLNDGGYIKLTNSIKSLSPFVVDGSFEFQSSQLYTQWKYLRDKLNIEVADGKVSMYADYHIDLDKLQDLKISNSSIEISKLRVKPKDENFDILNIASLKVSDISATPLKQKAHISNISLSGLNAKFKRIGETKIDWQDYLKYESDKNVTSTKQVEQNSSKPFDLTIDDIDIQNFKVSLEDRYIKPNVTTTLDSLNLNIKNLTSLGVTPLTYKLYMQINKGFDCMADGSLTTKSLDLSSSFTCNGLNLVKFRPYIDDTAKKALKKYDLRLDSAVVGFDSKLSVKDENSSVNIKVTDGSFTLNSFDLSKRTTGEQLFSLNEFNIKDISVDTNKNSINIGSSAIISPKIYMARYKDGTINLSDVVVPKSSKENKQKSKSTDSSWRVLLNDFDIKNADVSFKDKLLSSSARTSINKIYLHVSNVDSKKRSWLNYNLAAKINNSGKIKASGRLQHTPLKQRGSISINKLSLNFLNPYINEYTYMNLDDGYFNFKAKESYAPSKRSADLSLNGSLSIDELFINDTRDNSSLFSFNRLYLPSYSFEYAPNRLYVDKAVLDSFYVNAVIDENKTINFAKLSKIESSDENKTVKSEDNATKENAFPVRVMEITIKNGSAKFADLSLPLKFQTNIHDLNGQIYGISSQAVETSYINLDGIVDEYGSAKIVGSINSANPKLFTDMSVVFRNLDMSNLSPYSANFAGYKIDDGKLFLDLGYKIDNSKLDASNSVIIKKIKLGDTIDDENITVLPLGFVIGLLEDNDGIIDINLPIKGNMDEPDFKYGALVWKTIGGLITKAVTSPFALLGSVLGIDTEGLEAIDFEPGKTVLLPPEREKLDNLAKALSKRQKLDLVVTGTYDNVADKKALQVEKLVDLVVKKSGITNEDEKKNALTIDMLEDIYDEYTKDDKLDVIKDKLKEEYTDKEQFKQKYLARLIDEDSMFMTVNDDELKALANNRAKMISDYLIINHQLDSKRVEFKEIKEVKMDEKWIKTKLDINVK
- the clpP gene encoding ATP-dependent Clp endopeptidase proteolytic subunit ClpP; this encodes MSYIPYVVEKSGRGERSYDIYSRLLKDRIVMLSGEVNDAVASTIVAQFLFLEAEDPEKDIYFYINSPGGVVTSGMAIFDTMNYIRPDVATICIGQAASMGSFLLSSGAKGKRYALPHARIMIHQPLGGAQGQASDIAIQAQEILRMKAELNEILAKNTGQNIKTLEKDTDRDNFMSAAEAKKYGIIDEVLVKKEKEE